Below is a window of Naumovozyma castellii chromosome 9, complete genome DNA.
TTCATAGTGTTCCCAACCTAACGATTGTGTTATCCCTAACCCTCTCCATTCGTCTTCTGTCAGGATACGTAAAGTTCCAACTTCTGAGTTAAAATAGTCAGACGGAATCACCTTTAACATTGCCTTGGGAAGCATCACATGCCTGTATTCGTGTGTATCATCAGAATAACGTGGTGAGTAATGAATAGAATCCTGGAACTCTAATACACGAGCTCTTTCTTGATCCGTTAGTTTCCTTCCTTGAAACGTGTGGTAATGGCTATACATCCTTCTTGAGCTATCCCCTTCGCGAACAGTCAACGGTGTAATGAGTGCTATAGCCTTTGTCGACCATCTGGTTATTAGTAACAAAAGTGTTTACATAGATACACGTTATAGCTTCTCGAAGCGCAAACAAAGAGACCCCCCGGGTAATGGAAACTTTCTAATAACAAATCTCTAAGATTGAACTTTGAAAAGTTCAGGCAAGGTATGATCATTGATTTGCATTTGGTTCATTGTTACATAgtagaaaatatatatcaTTGTTGAACTGACTCAGTATTCTTCGATCCACCTCTTCAAAAGTCGGTCATTTGATAGGGCTTCCCTCAGAATCATATTCCTCTGTTGATCAATTGTTATCATATTAATTAGGTAATCATAACGAAAGCCACCTTGTTATTCACTGGTGCAAAGAATAACAGCTACTAGATGAAAAGCAACGTTTATGTGGGCATTAAACCTAGTATTCCTAATGCAAGACTACCGTCAGGTGAGCAAAATGATATCGGCCTTTCCATAGGTGCCAAATCAGATACTGCCGAATTATCCTCTGCATATGATTATATACTATCTCCCATTACAAACACTAGATATAAAGAACTAATCAATCGAATAATAATTACCCATAATCAAGAAGCATATAAAAGTGGCAAAGATGATCGACGGAACCACAACAAGGAAATAGTGGTTCCTGAACCACAGTTACAGGACTTGTGTATTCCACCTTTCAAGATCAATGAAAACGAAAATAATCCATCCTATATTGGTCTTCTCTCCTCTTGGTTGGAAATAGAAAGCTCTGACATGTTTGTAAGAGAAGTAGCATATCAGTTGTTACTCAATGAATGTAAATATGCAAAGTTTGCAGGCATTACCAAACTAATTTTAGCACCTCCTAGAGATGTCCTGCTCTTATCATTGTATGCTCAATTAATCTCAAGATTATTAAATACAGAGGAGGTCACAACTTCACCATCATTAATGTTGTCAATATCACTGCCATTATACGAAGATAGTGATCCGTTGGCTACTTGGGAATTATGGAGCAATATTAGACGGTTATGTGATTATCATCCATCCCTAACAATATCCCTCGCGGTTCCAAGAATCAAAGTTCCATCTTATGTCTTGAATAGGTGGCTTTGTGAACCTGTATTCTGTTTGTTAGTTTCGTCTTCCATTTTCGCCATGAATCAGTATGGATATCCAGTTCTTCACAAACATTCTCagaatttgattcaaaagTTTCAGAAGGTCAATGGCAATTCTCAACTACAGGTTGGTGAACTTGCTATAGTGGTACATGGATTGGAGAAAACTTCAGGGCAATTCAAAGGCGGTAGCGAGGTTTACCTTGAGTACCTTAATTATTTGCTAGATAAAGGGGATAAAGAGAATATGAACCAGATACTTGATAATCTAAATACTGATATTACGATACCTCGCTTAATGCCGCCACTAAGACCTCACTCAGATATTTTGTTAAACTCTACATATTCCCTTTTCGAAAAGGACATTGtcaaatataatttatatGGAGAAGCCATTGAAAATGCACTACAAGATTTGATCCAAACTAAAAAAAAACCTATTGGTACTGATTTGGTGATTCTTATAGCAGGTGCAGGCCGTGGACCTTTGGTTGATAGAGCCTTTCGTATTATTCACCATCTAAAACTGCAAAAGAAAACAAGAATTAttgccattgaaaaaaatccACAAGCATATCtatatttacaaaaaagAAACTTCGATCACTGGGAGAACCAAGTTGAACTAATCAAAGATGACATGATTCATTGGAGTGATTCAACATTAAAGGTAGATATTTGCATTAGTGAACTGTTAGGATCTTTTGGTTGCAATGAACTATCCCCTGAATGTCTATGGGCTATTGAGAAAAACCATTCGAAACCTTCCACCATTTTCATTCCTAAATCCTATAGTTCTTACATAGCACCAATCTCGTCCCCACTCCTATATCAAAAGTTGTCACAAATACCGAGGGGTTTAGAATCACCTTGGGTAATGCATAATATTCCATATTGTATCTTATCAACTAAAGTAAATGAATTATGGTCCTTCGAACATCCTTTCATAGAGGCAGACGTAAACGACGCTGTAACCTTTTCCAGAAATTCAACAAcagaatttaaaataaagCATGGAGGAGAGGTACATGGAATTGTGGGTTTTTTCACAGCTGTTTTATATGGTAATATAAAACTTTCAATTATTCCCGATAACGTGGCTGTGAAATCGAAGCCCTCGAACATAAAAATCCCCGGAGATGACATCCAACATACAGCCGCCCTATTTTCCTGGTCTCCCATTGTTTTCCCTCTTTCACAGCCAATATTAATAACGGATGACACCGAGTTATCCGTTCTGCTTTCCAGAGTTCATTCAACAACTCGAGTTTGGTATGAGTGGTCTGTAGAGAGTTTCATCTATCTTGCTGTTTTGAAGCCACCgaaattaaaattggaACCAATTGCAAAACGAAAGCTGGAGCCCATGATTAATAACCCTGAACTTGAGAATGAAAAACTTTCTTTCTCAACTCTTGATGCTGGCTGGAAAAGTTTCGCTGATTCTCTTGAGATTGAGGacaaaaatgaagaaaattctGGTAGTTTCAACGATGACGAAGAATCCGAAATTAATGTACGTGTCAAAACAGGAGTTTCTAAATTACATAATATAAATGGAAAGCTGTTTGACATACCTCTTTGAGACTCCCTTACTTCAATTCTAAGAGCTATGAGATATTATCATCTTTCCTCTtgtttgataattttgTAACAAAATTGTACTTTACTTCACTTCACTTCACTATATAAAGTATCGATATAGGATATTTAATTCAATGACAAAGTTGGAAACTTTGAAGGGATTTTATTTCCATGAGCTATATCCcgttattttttgaaaccaaaaatattcaaagtTTATTCTATATCTACCTTAATTCAAgttctttaaataaataaaaaaaatctaGTCGAAGGTAGACAATTATTTACTATTTAAAGCGTtacaatatttgaaaatgctGGAACCGAATATTCTACAAGATGGATAGGACACGTCTATCAAAGAGCAAGTTGTTCcacaaagaatgaaaaagaacaatataGAATATgatcaaaaagaaaagaataattttagaGTTTGACAAAAAAGTTGTAGAACATTCTAGAAAATTCTATGATCAGAATAGGCTTATCCGACGACGTCTGAATATCTCTGGTTTCTAtgtgaagaaaatatttctaccCAAATAGAAAACTATATAAAGGGTAAGAAATGTTAGAAAGAATGTATTGGTTAAATATTAGTTtagatattatatattttattatatagaAAAAACCacgaagaaaatattgtatattaataataaaaatgacTGAACAAAGTAACCCTACCATTGCTCTACAAGATAAGGAACACAAATCTTATCAgaaaaatttaccaaaaaatataattcaaCACTTGATACTAAGTTTTAACATAGCACATATTTTCTAGATATTTGTAGAATTTTTGCTGTCAGTGCTGAAAGattttcaacaatttcatattACTAAGTTAGCTTATGTGAATTAGGAGTTGAATTAGGCAACTAGAATTAAGTGGTCAATGTTGTCATAAAGTAATATTTACGAATAACTATATATCTTAAATCTGATGAACCATTTGCTATTTATGTACCTTTTACTTTTCATAATAGTTACTCTCAGAAAAAGctatatattatttagtGTCAGGGCTAAATTCAATAAGGTTAACAATCAAAGGAATTGAGAGAGATACTAAAGTTTCGAATTACTAAAATGATGGCGTCCAGAACAAACAACAAGTATCACAGACGGAACAACCTGAGGATGTCTGGCTTGCCACAGTATCTGGAAAAGAGCCTGATGAGTTGTCATTAGTTGCCTATGTTCTCGGCGTTgacaatgaagaagaattcaCTTCTATTGCTCGTTTAGAATACTCTATTTTAGCCAAAAGGGACTGGTTACTTGATAGTGGTACTAGCACGCAGTTCACAAATGATATGAATAATCTTAAGGATTTGTTAGTTCCAGAGAAAAAACAATTTCTGGATAGTGACACGAATGATGTTGACGAGAAACCCTCTTACCTTGCTTCAAGAATGTCATTGGAACCGGCAGTACTTCCTATCTACTACGCATATATCTCCTCGTCTCTTTTTCGCACTcattcatatatatatatatgttaaCTGTTCCAGCTATTTTCCCTGATACTGATCTGTTCTGACATGAACTTCATGAGCTATAGGAGGCTTATCGGATCTACATAACATCAAATTAGTAAAAACTTACATTTTCCAGATAAACAATAAACAACATAGGTCCCAGAAATATGACGTACGGCTTCAATGCAGATACCCTCTAATCGACCCACCTCTGATCTTCTAGTGACTCAAGCTGAAAAGATTGCTTtgagaaataaatatttcgAAAGGGAATGCTCGTTTAGCCCTCTCAGGTCTTTAGTAAAGACTACAAATACAACCCTAATGACTAGCCCTAAATATTGCACTGGGTAGCCTTAAAACTTATTAATAAGGTTTTGCGGGTAAtatttaacaaataattgaaCGAATTTAAAAACTAAAAAGCAAAAACgttcaaaataaaataaccgaataaaataattacTGTTTTTCCGAAATAAGCTCTTTTATGGAAATTATCGCAGAATAGTTTATACAATAAATACAAGTAAATTGTAGAGTTTCACTCATTCTAAACTTATGGTAGCTATAATTAATAGATATGTTTCTAACGTTGCTAAGTGGGGTCCAAGGGCATATTAATTTCTATTCTAAACGTAATAGAGAACAATATTATATAGAAACTCCCTTTATTAGTTACATGTTTTCctttaaaaaaatacaaagaatgaaaatgagGATTGCCATATATTTATGCTCCGACTAatctttttaaatataCATCTAAACATTGATTTGCCTTACAAAATGGTAAAGTAGAATTTATATACTGTAAGGATGCTAGTAACAATGGAAACGTATCATGAGGGAGTGTTCCCTCCCTTAATGTCCTGTCGCTTTAGATGCCTAAAAATGGTTTTTTTGAAGGTCAGCAGATCATGAAAGATTTTATAGCCTAAATCATTACCGTCACATAATGTAGAGTGAACAATACAACTTGCAAATTCTTTTGATATATCATTCTTAAAAGTGCCTGCCAATTGGGCGCCATTTTCTCCCATttggatgatttgaatCAGACGACAGAAGTGGGTAGTTAATGCATCCAAGGTTGCCAACGATGGTTTTGTTAAACCAGAAAGGGTGGTATACAAACCAACAATACGTTTTGACTGTTGttcctcctcctcatcGGTAGGTTGTTGTAATTCAACCTCTGCTTTTTCGCTATTATAGGTGATAGGGATAGGAGGATATTCCGAATACAGAAGACGTAGAACTTCTATTAAATTGTTAGTTATCAGAGGGTCAGGCAACTCTAAGAGATATATCTTTAAAACGCTTGTGATAGTACCAGGATCTATTGCTGAGTTACTGAGAACCTGTTCTATGTCACTTTCGCTTTTAAAATTCCCTTTGTTTAGAATTGTTCGTAATTGATGTGTGAGGCTTAGCTTGACTGGTGAGATCCATACGGATGTCCTTACTTTATCATTCGGTAAATCAGGATATACTTTGTCCATGTTCGATAATAATGcagaaattaaaattggGACAACCTTACCATCTAACCTGCATCTCGTATCTAAGTCAATACCGAAAGTTTGGAAAATTCCTGGGTTATAATAGTTATTATAAATTATGGCGTGAGGTTGAAACGTCCCTGTTCTGTATTCAGATATCAAGTTCAATAAGTCGCTAGTTGGATCAATACCTTCGGAGGTATTCATGATTTCATCAACACATAGTTTCAACACGGAAATCTTATTTCCAATGGTGGAACAGAAATCCACAGTCGCTTTTTTTATAGCTTTAAGTCTATCAAGTTCACACTTTTCCATAAATGCAAGATGATCAGTTatcaattcttccaaagaGCATCTCAAAGAATCCAATTTTATTGATTCTCTTTTATAATCCTTATCAGAATTTCCGGCTTCTTTAACCAGCTGAAAGAGgtttttttcattctcgGAAATGTTGGGACTTCCTTCAGCTAACTCTGTTTGGGGGGTCTGTTTTTCTGTTGAGAGTATATCCTTAGAGGTTAGATATGTTTGATAGGATGTTAAATCGACTCCGTTAGCAGCAGGTATTTCGTCATCCTGCTGAATTTGAGCAAATCTATATGCATAATCCTTCCACTGGTACTGGAATTTTTTCGAATTAACGAATGTTGCTCCTACTCCATTACAGTACTTCAGAAAGCCAAGGTTCAAAAGTTCCTGTCCAAAAACCTCGGCTTGATCGAAATCCTTCAAGGAAAgattttccaaaagaaattttgagaTTTCGTTACCGTTATTTGTATTTGTCAATGCATAATTTATCAAGGGAAGCCTATATTCGATCTTAGGTAAAGTAACTAGCAGCTCCTTAATTATCTGTCTCATGGACTTCACATCAAAATCAAGGGATGCAATAGTGGCAAATTTCTGGTTCTCCTTTTCTTTAACAATAGCTTTTTCATAATTTTCCTGCAACGTTAAGTTTTGCATTGCATGGTTTagttcttcatcattaaagTTGATTCGTTTAAAAGTTTCTAGTTTCTTACATGCGTTGTAATAGATTTTCTCCAGTTTTTTCACATACTTTTGAGATTTCTGGAAGTTTTTTACATTATCTAATAATGTATCTTCTGAgtatttaattctttctctATGGTCACAACACCATGTGCTGAACGGTTCTAATACCAACGATTGTATGCTAGATGCAATATTGAGATGCCTATCTCCTTCTATTTCTGTCTGTTTAACAATCTTTATTAATGCATCATCAACGCTTGAAATTCCCAAATCAGCCTCTGTATGTTTATTATCAACTCCTTTCTGGATACCACACAATTGACGACCATAGGAAACTTCAAACTGCATTCGTGAAGCAAACAACTGGATAAAATGATCGCTCCGATCGCAGCCATCTCGTAATTGCTTAAAGAGGATTTCTAGGCCAGACAAAAAATCGTCTGACCAGAAACTATCTGCAAATGAAGGCATTATTGTTATGTCTATCAGTTAATTTATGATAGAAAGGTAactcttttcaaaagaggTGATTTTAACTTCTTCACTGAACCATTGGCAGTTTTTAGTGCTTACTATATTAAAGTTTcatcttttttctttccggaattcttttgaaaagCCGCAAGGAAGGTTAATCAGAAAGAAACACGAAAATAGCAGCGGAGTTCTTGAACTCAGGAAGTCATGATAAAAAAGTATTgtattcttcatttttttttttaaggTCACCACTTAGATGAGGAACAGGTTGTTATAGATCCTATGCAGATGTGACGCTAAAGATCTTAtttaaaagaataaaaaaagaGTATTAGTATTACAAATTTATTTAGTATGAATTAAAAGAATCTTCTAGCATTTTCGTATTATTGAATCTTTGCGCATATGTTCAGATTAATTAGGCAGTTTTCAAGTCATATTTATGCTATCGCTCATTATTTCGAAATACATAAGGTGGTTTAAAGCCTCTGATGTTgccatttttcaataggTTCGGATTGGGAGTCCTTGTCGTGATATgtgtttcatcattattggtTTCCTCATTGTAGGTCGTTAAGACACTCGACTGGTTTAAAATGTCTGTTAAATAACGATTCATAAAGGCGGaattttgattcttttgGAGACCAATAGGGGCACCAAATTTATATTGCCAATATTTCGTCCATTTTTTGGATCTAATCTTCCTCAGATTCTGTAACCCAGTATTCAAAAAGACTGCGTCATGCATATGTTCCACttcttttatttcattaGGAGTTAATAAATTCAGTCTTTTGAAtagtatatttttttcGTAATTAGGTAGTCCCCTTGTAGAATATTCTGAATGGTTATTTGCCGATTTCACGGGCAGCGTCTCAAATTTCCAACCatcaatattcaaatctaTATGAGAAGAATGTAGTCCGTTATTTGAATAGATTTTATCAAACTCCTCTGACTTCTTATCTTTCGCTGTGGTTGAAGGCATGTCTAGAATACTGCTTAACATT
It encodes the following:
- the CKS1 gene encoding cyclin-dependent protein kinase regulatory subunit CKS1 (ancestral locus Anc_3.400), translated to MYSHYHTFQGRKLTDQERARVLEFQDSIHYSPRYSDDTHEYRHVMLPKAMLKVIPSDYFNSEVGTLRILTEDEWRGLGITQSLGWEHYECHAPEPHILLFKRPLNYEVELRAAAAAASAQQQQQQQQQQQQQQLQGAPTKE
- the HSL7 gene encoding protein arginine N-methyltransferase (ancestral locus Anc_3.399); protein product: MKSNVYVGIKPSIPNARLPSGEQNDIGLSIGAKSDTAELSSAYDYILSPITNTRYKELINRIIITHNQEAYKSGKDDRRNHNKEIVVPEPQLQDLCIPPFKINENENNPSYIGLLSSWLEIESSDMFVREVAYQLLLNECKYAKFAGITKLILAPPRDVLLLSLYAQLISRLLNTEEVTTSPSLMLSISLPLYEDSDPLATWELWSNIRRLCDYHPSLTISLAVPRIKVPSYVLNRWLCEPVFCLLVSSSIFAMNQYGYPVLHKHSQNLIQKFQKVNGNSQLQVGELAIVVHGLEKTSGQFKGGSEVYLEYLNYLLDKGDKENMNQILDNLNTDITIPRLMPPLRPHSDILLNSTYSLFEKDIVKYNLYGEAIENALQDLIQTKKKPIGTDLVILIAGAGRGPLVDRAFRIIHHLKLQKKTRIIAIEKNPQAYLYLQKRNFDHWENQVELIKDDMIHWSDSTLKVDICISELLGSFGCNELSPECLWAIEKNHSKPSTIFIPKSYSSYIAPISSPLLYQKLSQIPRGLESPWVMHNIPYCILSTKVNELWSFEHPFIEADVNDAVTFSRNSTTEFKIKHGGEVHGIVGFFTAVLYGNIKLSIIPDNVAVKSKPSNIKIPGDDIQHTAALFSWSPIVFPLSQPILITDDTELSVLLSRVHSTTRVWYEWSVESFIYLAVLKPPKLKLEPIAKRKLEPMINNPELENEKLSFSTLDAGWKSFADSLEIEDKNEENSGSFNDDEESEINVRVKTGVSKLHNINGKLFDIPL
- the RGD2 gene encoding GTPase-activating protein RGD2 (ancestral locus Anc_8.4) translates to MPSFADSFWSDDFLSGLEILFKQLRDGCDRSDHFIQLFASRMQFEVSYGRQLCGIQKGVDNKHTEADLGISSVDDALIKIVKQTEIEGDRHLNIASSIQSLVLEPFSTWCCDHRERIKYSEDTLLDNVKNFQKSQKYVKKLEKIYYNACKKLETFKRINFNDEELNHAMQNLTLQENYEKAIVKEKENQKFATIASLDFDVKSMRQIIKELLVTLPKIEYRLPLINYALTNTNNGNEISKFLLENLSLKDFDQAEVFGQELLNLGFLKYCNGVGATFVNSKKFQYQWKDYAYRFAQIQQDDEIPAANGVDLTSYQTYLTSKDILSTEKQTPQTELAEGSPNISENEKNLFQLVKEAGNSDKDYKRESIKLDSLRCSLEELITDHLAFMEKCELDRLKAIKKATVDFCSTIGNKISVLKLCVDEIMNTSEGIDPTSDLLNLISEYRTGTFQPHAIIYNNYYNPGIFQTFGIDLDTRCRLDGKVVPILISALLSNMDKVYPDLPNDKVRTSVWISPVKLSLTHQLRTILNKGNFKSESDIEQVLSNSAIDPGTITSVLKIYLLELPDPLITNNLIEVLRLLYSEYPPIPITYNSEKAEVELQQPTDEEEEQQSKRIVGLYTTLSGLTKPSLATLDALTTHFCRLIQIIQMGENGAQLAGTFKNDISKEFASCIVHSTLCDGNDLGYKIFHDLLTFKKTIFRHLKRQDIKGGNTPS